In the genome of Saccharomonospora viridis DSM 43017, one region contains:
- the rplL gene encoding 50S ribosomal protein L7/L12, translating into MAKLSTEELLDAFKEMTLLELSEFVKQFEETFDVTAAAPAAVMAAPGAAAGGAAAPAEEEKDEFDVILESAGDKKIQVIKVVREVVSGLGLKEAKELVESAPKPILEKADKEAANAAKEKLEAAGAQVSLK; encoded by the coding sequence ATGGCGAAGCTGAGCACCGAGGAACTGCTCGACGCGTTCAAGGAGATGACGCTGCTCGAGCTGTCCGAGTTCGTGAAGCAGTTCGAGGAGACCTTCGACGTCACCGCCGCTGCCCCGGCTGCCGTCATGGCCGCCCCGGGTGCTGCCGCCGGTGGTGCGGCTGCCCCGGCCGAGGAGGAGAAGGACGAGTTCGACGTCATCCTCGAAAGCGCCGGTGACAAGAAGATCCAGGTCATCAAGGTCGTGCGTGAGGTCGTCTCCGGCCTCGGCCTGAAGGAGGCCAAGGAGCTCGTCGAGAGCGCTCCGAAGCCGATCCTGGAGAAGGCTGACAAGGAAGCCGCCAACGCCGCCAAGGAGAAGCTGGAGGCCGCCGGCGCCCAGGTCAGCCTCAAGTGA
- a CDS encoding ABC transporter ATP-binding protein produces the protein MGAEVVIEGLSKSFGKHTIWRDVTLTLPPGEISVMLGPSGTGKSVFLKSMIGLLKPDRGKCVINGVDIVRCSERKLYEIRKLFGVLFQDGALFGSMNLYDNVAFPLREHTKKSETEIRRIVLEKLDMTGLSGAEKKLPGEISGGMRKRAGLARALVLDPEIILVDEPDSGLDPVRTTYISQLFIDVNAQIDATFLIVTHNINLARTVPDNLGMLYRKELVMFGPREVLLTSEEPAVKQFLNGRMDGPIGMSEEKDSATLAAERAMFEAGHHAGGVEDVVGVPPQMQPTPGLPERQGVRRRKDRVMRILHTLPEAARESIIASLSPEERRHYGVHSAGLVGAQHGVLPAGDVATIPEASRTQPIEFGTDDVTRGHTPYE, from the coding sequence ATGGGTGCCGAGGTGGTCATCGAAGGTTTGAGTAAGTCCTTCGGCAAGCACACCATCTGGCGTGACGTCACATTGACGCTGCCGCCCGGCGAGATATCGGTGATGCTGGGGCCGTCGGGCACCGGCAAGTCCGTGTTTCTCAAGTCCATGATCGGACTGTTGAAACCGGACAGGGGAAAATGCGTGATCAACGGTGTGGACATCGTGAGGTGTTCGGAGCGCAAGCTCTACGAGATACGCAAACTGTTCGGGGTGCTGTTCCAGGATGGCGCGCTGTTCGGTTCGATGAACCTCTACGACAACGTCGCCTTCCCGCTACGCGAACACACGAAGAAATCCGAGACCGAGATCCGCAGGATCGTTCTCGAGAAGCTCGATATGACGGGTCTGTCCGGTGCGGAGAAGAAACTGCCGGGCGAAATCTCCGGTGGTATGCGTAAACGTGCGGGGCTGGCCAGGGCTCTGGTGCTCGATCCGGAGATCATTTTGGTCGACGAACCGGACTCCGGTTTGGACCCGGTGCGCACGACCTACATCTCGCAGTTGTTCATCGACGTCAATGCGCAGATCGACGCCACATTCCTCATCGTCACCCACAACATCAACCTGGCGCGGACGGTGCCCGACAACCTCGGGATGCTCTACCGCAAGGAACTGGTGATGTTCGGACCACGTGAAGTCCTGCTCACCAGCGAGGAGCCCGCGGTCAAGCAGTTCCTCAACGGTCGCATGGACGGCCCCATCGGCATGTCCGAGGAGAAGGACTCCGCGACGCTCGCCGCCGAACGCGCGATGTTCGAGGCGGGCCACCACGCCGGTGGAGTCGAGGACGTGGTAGGCGTACCACCACAGATGCAACCCACGCCCGGATTGCCCGAACGGCAGGGGGTGCGTAGGCGTAAGGACCGCGTGATGCGCATCCTGCACACGCTTCCCGAAGCGGCCCGCGAGTCGATCATCGCGTCGCTTTCGCCCGAGGAACGACGTCATTACGGCGTTCACAGCGCCGGTCTCGTCGGTGCTCAGCACGGTGTTCTGCCCGCCGGTGACGTCGCCACCATTCCCGAGGCGAGCCGAACCCAGCCGATCGAGTTCGGCACCGACGACGTAACCCGAGGACACACCCCTTACGAGTAA